From Paenibacillus sp. PK3_47, the proteins below share one genomic window:
- the rpmC gene encoding 50S ribosomal protein L29: MKANELRNLTTAEIEQKIAGFKEELFNLRFQLATGQLDNPTRIRDVRKEIARAKTVIHQRVLGIS, encoded by the coding sequence ATGAAAGCTAATGAACTTCGCAACTTAACCACTGCCGAGATTGAACAAAAGATCGCTGGATTCAAAGAAGAACTTTTCAATCTCCGTTTTCAATTGGCAACCGGCCAACTGGATAACCCGACTCGGATTCGTGATGTGCGTAAGGAAATAGCTCGTGCTAAAACCGTAATCCATCAAAGAGTACTTG
- the rplP gene encoding 50S ribosomal protein L16 translates to MLVPKRVKHRKQQRGHMKGMAKGGTELNFGEFGLQALEPSWITNRQIEAARIAMTRYIKRGGKVWIKIFPDKPITQKPLEVRMGSGKGNVEKWVAVVKPGKIMFELGGVSEEIAREAMRLASHKLPVKTKFVKREELGGEANES, encoded by the coding sequence ATGTTGGTACCAAAACGCGTAAAACACCGTAAGCAACAACGCGGTCACATGAAGGGTATGGCAAAAGGCGGTACTGAGCTGAACTTCGGCGAATTCGGCCTGCAAGCTCTGGAACCATCTTGGATCACTAACCGTCAGATCGAGGCTGCTCGTATCGCGATGACACGTTACATCAAACGTGGCGGTAAAGTATGGATCAAGATTTTCCCTGATAAGCCTATTACTCAAAAGCCTCTTGAGGTTCGTATGGGTAGTGGTAAAGGTAACGTTGAGAAATGGGTAGCTGTAGTAAAACCGGGCAAGATTATGTTCGAACTCGGAGGCGTGTCGGAAGAGATTGCTCGTGAAGCGATGCGTCTTGCTTCTCACAAGCTGCCAGTAAAAACTAAGTTTGTGAAACGTGAAGAATTGGGTGGTGAAGCAAATGAAAGCTAA
- the rpsC gene encoding 30S ribosomal protein S3, producing MGQKVNPVGLRIGIIRDWESKWYAGKDFGTLLMEDVKIREYLKGKLKDSSVSRIEIERAASRVNVTIHTAKPGMVIGKGGAEVEVLRSAVTTIAGGKKVHININEIKHPELDAILVAESIAQQLERRVSFRRALKQAIQRTMRSGAKGIKTQVGGRLGGAEIARSEGYSEGTVPLHTLRADIDYGTAEAHTTYGRIGVKVWIYRGEVLPPAKKQAAQEGGN from the coding sequence GTGGGTCAAAAGGTAAATCCAGTCGGACTCCGGATCGGTATTATTCGCGATTGGGAATCTAAATGGTATGCAGGCAAAGATTTCGGTACTCTTTTAATGGAAGACGTCAAAATCCGGGAATACCTTAAAGGTAAGTTGAAAGACTCCTCTGTTTCCCGCATTGAGATCGAAAGAGCGGCAAGCCGAGTGAACGTTACTATTCACACTGCTAAGCCAGGTATGGTAATTGGTAAAGGCGGAGCAGAAGTAGAAGTACTTCGCAGCGCAGTTACAACTATCGCCGGCGGCAAAAAGGTTCACATCAACATCAACGAAATTAAGCACCCTGAACTGGATGCTATTCTTGTTGCTGAAAGCATTGCACAACAACTGGAGCGTCGTGTATCGTTCCGTCGTGCACTGAAACAAGCGATTCAAAGAACTATGCGTTCCGGCGCAAAAGGAATCAAAACTCAAGTTGGCGGACGTCTTGGCGGCGCTGAGATTGCCCGTTCAGAAGGTTATAGCGAAGGAACAGTTCCACTTCATACGCTTCGTGCCGATATCGACTACGGAACGGCTGAAGCACATACAACTTACGGCCGTATCGGCGTAAAAGTATGGATCTACCGTGGAGAAGTTCTTCCCCCAGCTAAGAAACAAGCTGCTCAGGAAGGAGGCAACTAA
- the rplV gene encoding 50S ribosomal protein L22 has protein sequence MEAKAHARSVRISARKAKLVVDLIRGKQVGEAIAILRHTPKSASPVVEKLLNSAIANAEHNYSMDVNSLFVSEVFVNQGPTMKRFRPRAMGRASRINKRTSHITLVVSEK, from the coding sequence ATGGAAGCAAAAGCACATGCTAGATCGGTGCGGATTTCTGCTCGCAAAGCGAAACTGGTTGTTGACTTGATTCGCGGCAAGCAAGTGGGGGAAGCAATTGCAATTCTTCGCCACACTCCAAAGTCCGCTTCTCCGGTAGTTGAAAAGCTGCTTAACTCGGCGATTGCCAATGCTGAGCACAACTACTCCATGGACGTGAACAGTTTGTTCGTTAGCGAAGTTTTCGTTAACCAAGGTCCTACTATGAAACGTTTCCGTCCGCGCGCCATGGGCCGTGCAAGTCGGATCAATAAACGTACCAGCCACATCACTTTGGTGGTATCTGAGAAATAA
- the rpsS gene encoding 30S ribosomal protein S19: MGRSLKKGPFIDGYLLKKVEELNAADKKVVVKTWSRRSTIFPQFIGHTFGVYDGRKHVPVYVTEDMVGHKLGEFAPTRTYKGHAGDDKKTRR; the protein is encoded by the coding sequence ATGGGTCGCAGTTTAAAGAAGGGGCCGTTCATTGATGGCTACCTGCTGAAAAAAGTTGAGGAATTGAACGCGGCAGATAAGAAAGTCGTTGTAAAAACCTGGTCCCGTCGCTCCACAATTTTCCCTCAGTTTATCGGACATACGTTTGGTGTATACGATGGCCGCAAACACGTGCCAGTATACGTAACGGAAGATATGGTAGGTCACAAGTTGGGCGAGTTCGCGCCAACACGTACTTACAAAGGCCACGCGGGTGACGATAAGAAAACAAGAAGATAA
- the rplB gene encoding 50S ribosomal protein L2, translating to MPIKKYKPTSPARRAMSVSTFEEITTNQPEKSLLAPLSKKAGRNNQGKITVRHHGGGHKRKYRIIDFKRTKDGIPGSVATIEYDPNRTSNIALIHYADGEKRYIIAPKGLKVGDKVESGPNADIKIGNALPLVNIPVGTVIHNIELKPGKGGQLVRAAGTEAQLLGKEDKYVSVRLNSGEVRRILSVCRATIGSVGNEDHELIKIGKAGRSRWLGQRPEVRGVVMNPNDHPHGGGEGRAPIGRKSPMSPWGKPTLGYKTRKKNKASDKYIIRRRTK from the coding sequence GTGCCAATCAAAAAGTACAAACCGACCTCTCCGGCAAGACGCGCTATGTCCGTGTCTACGTTTGAAGAAATCACAACAAACCAGCCTGAGAAATCGTTGCTTGCGCCGCTGAGCAAAAAAGCGGGCCGTAACAACCAAGGTAAAATTACGGTTCGTCACCATGGCGGCGGACACAAACGTAAATACCGTATCATCGACTTCAAGCGGACTAAAGACGGCATACCAGGTAGCGTTGCTACAATCGAGTATGACCCGAACCGTACTTCCAATATTGCTTTGATCCACTATGCTGATGGAGAGAAACGTTACATCATCGCTCCTAAAGGCCTTAAAGTTGGGGATAAAGTTGAGTCCGGCCCGAATGCCGACATCAAAATTGGTAACGCACTTCCATTGGTTAACATTCCAGTAGGTACTGTTATCCACAACATCGAGTTGAAACCAGGTAAAGGCGGACAATTGGTTCGCGCTGCTGGTACAGAAGCTCAACTTCTTGGTAAAGAAGATAAATACGTATCCGTTCGTTTGAACTCCGGTGAAGTTCGCAGAATTCTTAGCGTATGCCGTGCAACAATCGGTTCCGTAGGTAACGAAGATCACGAGTTGATCAAAATCGGTAAAGCCGGACGCAGTCGCTGGCTCGGCCAACGTCCTGAAGTTCGCGGGGTAGTAATGAACCCTAACGATCACCCACACGGTGGTGGTGAAGGCCGCGCTCCAATCGGACGTAAATCGCCTATGTCTCCATGGGGCAAACCAACCCTTGGTTACAAAACGCGTAAGAAAAACAAGGCTTCTGATAAATATATCATTCGCCGCCGCACTAAATAA
- the rplW gene encoding 50S ribosomal protein L23: MKDPRDIIKRPVITERTSDYMSELKYAFEVDIRANKTEIKKAVEAIFKVKVVSVNTMRVPGKLKRYGKYSGYTPEWKKAIVKLSPDSKPLEFFEAVE, from the coding sequence ATGAAAGATCCTCGTGATATTATCAAACGTCCGGTGATTACGGAACGCACTTCCGACTACATGAGCGAATTGAAGTATGCTTTTGAAGTGGATATTCGTGCTAACAAGACCGAAATCAAAAAAGCCGTCGAGGCTATTTTCAAAGTTAAAGTAGTAAGTGTGAACACAATGCGCGTACCTGGTAAGCTGAAGCGTTATGGCAAATACTCCGGATACACTCCAGAGTGGAAAAAAGCCATCGTGAAACTTAGCCCGGACAGCAAGCCGCTCGAATTCTTTGAAGCGGTAGAATAA
- the rplD gene encoding 50S ribosomal protein L4: MPKVTLFNISGNEVGEVELSETVFGIEPNVHVLHEAALMQRASLRRGTHKVKGRSEVRGGGRKPWKQKGTGRARQGSIRSPQWKGGGVVFGPTPRSYSWKLPKKVRRLAIKSALSSKVIGNDIIVLDSLTLNAPKTKEFAAILNNLKVDSKALIVAPGYDDNVALSARNIPGVKFVAADGINVLDVLTYDKLIITKEAVLKVEEVFA; encoded by the coding sequence ATGCCAAAAGTAACACTTTTTAATATCAGTGGTAACGAAGTTGGCGAAGTTGAACTGAGCGAAACAGTATTCGGTATTGAGCCGAATGTGCATGTACTGCACGAAGCTGCGCTTATGCAAAGAGCTTCCCTTCGTCGTGGCACTCACAAAGTAAAAGGACGTTCTGAAGTTCGTGGCGGCGGACGTAAGCCTTGGAAACAAAAAGGTACAGGTCGCGCTCGTCAAGGCTCCATCCGTTCTCCACAATGGAAAGGCGGCGGCGTAGTCTTCGGACCAACTCCACGCAGCTATTCCTGGAAACTGCCTAAGAAGGTTCGCCGTCTGGCCATCAAATCCGCATTGTCCTCGAAAGTTATCGGGAACGACATTATCGTATTGGATAGCCTGACACTGAATGCACCGAAGACCAAAGAATTCGCTGCAATTCTGAACAACCTGAAAGTGGACAGCAAAGCTCTGATCGTAGCTCCTGGCTATGACGACAATGTGGCACTTTCCGCTCGCAACATCCCTGGGGTGAAATTTGTAGCGGCTGACGGCATCAATGTTCTTGACGTACTGACGTACGACAAACTGATCATCACCAAGGAAGCAGTTCTGAAGGTAGAGGAGGTGTTCGCGTAA